Proteins from a genomic interval of Callospermophilus lateralis isolate mCalLat2 chromosome 1, mCalLat2.hap1, whole genome shotgun sequence:
- the LOC143407016 gene encoding melanoma antigen preferentially expressed in tumors-like, with amino-acid sequence MSMWAPPRLLELAGQSLLRNEALAIAALEELPTELFPPLFTVAYAERRSKTLKAMVQSWPFACLPLGSLMKEWQPHQENFQAALNGLDVLLAQEVRPRRWKLQVLDLRKNAHRDFWTIWSGSRASVYSLMEPEATQPMKKKRRVDGCRMRGKQPLAPIEVLIDLCLKEGSRDKLLASLIEKVKQKKGLLHLCCKKLKIFSVPMQNIKMILKMVQLDSVQDLEVNCTWKLSSLGKFAPHLGQMGNLRRLLLSHIHMSSYTSLEEEEHCVSQFTSQFLSLHHLQELYLDSISFLKGRLNQVLRSLKSPLETLSITNCLLSESDLTHLSQCPNISQLKDLGLSGVNLTCVSFEPLQVLLERTSTTLQDLDLDECGIMDSQFTAILPALSHCSQLTTFSFCGNPISMAVLENLLLHTIGLSKLSHVMYPAPLESYEDVEGTLHLGRLAYLHAKLKQMLRDLGRPGMVWFSANPCPHCGDRTFYDPEPILCPCYMPA; translated from the exons ATGAGCATGTGGGCTCCACCAAGGCTCCTGGAACTGGCTGGGCAGAGTCTGTTGAGGAATGAGGCCTTGGCAATTGCTGCTCTGGAGGAGCTCCCCACAGAGCTCTTCCCACCTCTGTTCACTGTGGCCTATGCTGAGCGACGCAGTAAGACCCTGAAGGCGATGGTGCAGTCCTGGCCCTTTGCCTGCCTCCCTCTAGGATCCCTGATGAAGGAGTGGCAGCCTCACCAGGAGaacttccaagctgcactcaatgGACTTGATGTGCTGCTTGCTCAGGAAGTTCGCCCCAG GAGATGGAAACTGCAAGTGCTGGATTTACGCAAGAATGCTCATCGGGACTTCTGGACCATATGGTCAGGAAGCAGAGCTAGTGTGTACTCACTGATGGAGCCAGAGGCCACCCAGCCCATGAAGAAGAAGCGAAGAGTGGACGGTTGCAGAATGAGGGGGAAGCAGCCTTTGGCTCCTATAGAAGTGCTTATAGACCTGTGCCTCAAGGAAGGCAGCCGTGATAAATTGCTTGCTTCCCTCATTGAGaaagtcaagcaaaagaaaggtTTACTACACCTGTGCTGTAAGAAATTGAAGATTTTTTCAGTGCCCATGCAGAATATTAAGATGATCCTGAAAATGGTGCAGCTGGACTCTGTCCAGGATTTGGAAGTGAATTGTACCTGGAAATTATCCTCCTTAGGGAAGTTTGCTCCTCATCTGGGCCAGATGGGTAATCTGCGCAGGCTCCTCCTGTCCCACATCCACATGTCTTCCTACACTtccttggaggaggaggagcattgCGTTAGTCAGTTCACCTCTCAGTTCCTCAGTCTTCATCACCTCCAGGAGCTGTATTTGGACTCTATCTCCTTCCTCAAAGGCCGTCTGAACCAAGTGCTCAG GTCCCTGAAGAGCCCCTTGGAGACATTGTCAATCACTAACTGCCTGCTTTCAGAGTCAGATTTGACACATCTGTCCCAATGCCCCAACATCAGTCAGCTGAAGGATCTGGGTTTGAGTGGGGTCAATCTGacctgtgtaagttttgagccccTCCAGGTTCTATTAGAGAGAACCTCCACCACTCTCCAGGATCTGGACTTAGATGAATGTGGGATCATGGACTCCCAGTTCACTGCTATCCTGCCTGCCTTGAGCCACTGCTCCCAGCTCACAACCTTCAGCTTCTGTGGGAATCCCATCTCCATGGCTGTGTTAGAGAACCTCCTGCTCCACACCATTGGGCTGAGCAAGTTAAGTCATGTAATGTATCCTGCCCCACTGGAGAGTTATGAAGATGTTGAGGGTACCCTCCACCTGGGGAGACTTGCCTACCTGCATGCCAAGCTGAAGCAAATGCTGCGCGATTTGGGGCGGCCAGGCATGGTCTGGTTCAGTGCCAACCCCTGTCCTCACTGTGGTGACAGGACCTTCTATGACCCAGAACCCATTCTGTGTCCCTGTTACATGCCTGCTTAG